Proteins encoded within one genomic window of Bombus vancouverensis nearcticus chromosome 4, iyBomVanc1_principal, whole genome shotgun sequence:
- the mlt gene encoding tubulin folding cofactor E like protein mlt isoform X1, which yields MPSLLEALELKYGSSTTDCSLTDEEMESSSPKAALSVSIFIPKKSPRHTVPALLVLQDCDIESAGNDAEKLRNKCKNVEELDLAQNKLSQWTEVFGILQHMPKIKFVNLSFNCLAEVFEIKHGSYDLLKNLVLNGTRVTWSTVQGLIRLLRNLEELHLSLNEYKTVDLDYQMPENKNVSVRKLHFTGNPVEIWNEISKLGYVFPNLESLVLAECPIRSLALADNRNSNVEPCSKKESENLSEDSENMNSLDTEENTSVDEKGNRIFSEGKVNYDRSESESESSGTTIRSSHDPFRKLRFLNLNGTLLSTWDDVERLARFPVLKSLRIQGCPLFESPREYTEHERRQLLIARLPNVETLNGGGVISSQEREDAERAFIRYYMDKPEADRPERYSELVAIHGKLDPLVHVDLTPEKRVKVTFTYGDLVEVRSIDVYRTVFELKTKLETMVKIPANRMRLFYVDQVMKAQYGPEEMLYPNKQLYRYNIRNGDEIIIDSKLNRFVSTSSTTSSIRS from the exons ATGCCGTCGTTGCTGGAAGCGCTGGAGCTGAAGTACGGCAGTTCAACGACCGACTGCTCCCTCACGGACGAGGAGATGGAATCGAGCTCGCCGAAGGCCGCCCTCTCGGTCAGCATTTTCATTCCGAAGAAATCACCCCGTCATACGGTGCCTGCGTTGCTCGTCTTGCAAGATTGCGATATCGAGTCGGCTGGAAATGACGCAGAAAAGCTTCGAAATAAATGCAAGAACGTCGAGGAACTGGACCTCGCGCAAAACAAACTGTCCCAATGGACCGAAGTATTCGGCATCTTGCAGCATATGCCGAAGATCAAGTTCGTCAATCTCAGTTTCAACTGTTTGGCCGAGGTTTTCGAGATTAAACACGGTAGTTACGATCTACTAAAGAACCTAGTGTTAAACGGGACCAGAGTGACCTGGTCAACCGTTCAGGGATTGATTCGTTTACTTCGTAACCTGGAGGAGCTGCATCTTTCCTTGAACGAGTATAAAACGGTAGATCTAGACTATCAGATGCCAGAGAATAAGAACGTCTCGGTGAGAAAGCTTCATTTTACTGGCAATCCCGTTGAAATATGGAACGAAATTTCCAAATTGGGATATGTCTTTCCGAATCTGGAGAGCCTCGTGCTGGCAGAGTGTCCGATAAGGTCGTTGGCTCTCGCAGACAATAGGAACTCGAACGTCGAGCCGTGTTCTAAGAAAGAGTCGGAAAATCTGAGCGAAGACAGTGAGAATATGAACAGTCTGGATACCGAGGAGAACACATCGGTGGATGAAAAAGGGAACAGGATATTCAGCGAGGGAAAGGTGAATTACGACAGGTCTGAGTCGGAATCGGAGTCCAGTGGGACGACCATTAGGTCCTCTCACGATCCTTTCAGGAAGCTCAGGTTCCTAAACTTAAACGGCACGCTGTTGTCCACGTGGGACGACGTGGAACGACTGGCCAGGTTCCCAGTGCTTAAGTCTTTGAGGATTCAGGGCTGTCCTCTTTTCGAG AGTCCTCGAGAATACACGGAACATGAGAGGCGGCAGCTTTTGATCGCCAGACTTCCAAATGTCGAGACTTTGAACGGCGGCGGCGTGATATCCTCCCAGGAACGCGAGGACGCCGAGAGAGCCTTCATTCGTTACTACATGGACAAACCGGAAGCAGACAGACCCGAAAG GTACTCCGAGCTGGTGGCTATTCACGGAAAGCTGGATCCTCTGGTACACGTTGACCTGACGCCCGAGAAAAGGGTCAAGGTCACATTCACTTACGGAGACCTGGTCGAG GTTCGCTCCATAGACGTATACAGAACGGTTTTTGAATTGAAAACCAAACTGGAGACGATGGTGAAAATCCCAGCAAATAGGATGAGACTGTTTTACGTGGATCAG GTGATGAAGGCGCAATATGGACCAGAAGAGATGCTGTATCCGAACAAGCAGTTATACCGATACAACATTCGGAACGGCGACGAGATCATAATCGACAGCAAACTGAACCGTTTTGTGTCGACGTCTTCGACTACGTCTTCCATACGTTCATGA
- the mlt gene encoding tubulin folding cofactor E like protein mlt isoform X2: MPSLLEALELKYGSSTTDCSLTDEEMESSSPKAALSVSIFIPKKSPRHTVPALLVLQDCDIESAGNDAEKLRNKCKNVEELDLAQNKLSQWTEVFGILQHMPKIKFVNLSFNCLAEVFEIKHGSYDLLKNLVLNGTRVTWSTVQGLIRLLRNLEELHLSLNEYKTVDLDYQMPENKNVSVRKLHFTGNPVEIWNEISKLGYVFPNLESLVLAECPIRSLALADNRNSNVEPCSKKESENLSEDSENMNSLDTEENTSVDEKGNRIFSEGKVNYDRSESESESSGTTIRSSHDPFRKLRFLNLNGTLLSTWDDVERLARFPVLKSLRIQGCPLFESPREYTEHERRQLLIARLPNVETLNGGGVISSQEREDAERAFIRYYMDKPEADRPERYSELVAIHGKLDPLVHVDLTPEKRVKVTFTYGDLVEVMKAQYGPEEMLYPNKQLYRYNIRNGDEIIIDSKLNRFVSTSSTTSSIRS, encoded by the exons ATGCCGTCGTTGCTGGAAGCGCTGGAGCTGAAGTACGGCAGTTCAACGACCGACTGCTCCCTCACGGACGAGGAGATGGAATCGAGCTCGCCGAAGGCCGCCCTCTCGGTCAGCATTTTCATTCCGAAGAAATCACCCCGTCATACGGTGCCTGCGTTGCTCGTCTTGCAAGATTGCGATATCGAGTCGGCTGGAAATGACGCAGAAAAGCTTCGAAATAAATGCAAGAACGTCGAGGAACTGGACCTCGCGCAAAACAAACTGTCCCAATGGACCGAAGTATTCGGCATCTTGCAGCATATGCCGAAGATCAAGTTCGTCAATCTCAGTTTCAACTGTTTGGCCGAGGTTTTCGAGATTAAACACGGTAGTTACGATCTACTAAAGAACCTAGTGTTAAACGGGACCAGAGTGACCTGGTCAACCGTTCAGGGATTGATTCGTTTACTTCGTAACCTGGAGGAGCTGCATCTTTCCTTGAACGAGTATAAAACGGTAGATCTAGACTATCAGATGCCAGAGAATAAGAACGTCTCGGTGAGAAAGCTTCATTTTACTGGCAATCCCGTTGAAATATGGAACGAAATTTCCAAATTGGGATATGTCTTTCCGAATCTGGAGAGCCTCGTGCTGGCAGAGTGTCCGATAAGGTCGTTGGCTCTCGCAGACAATAGGAACTCGAACGTCGAGCCGTGTTCTAAGAAAGAGTCGGAAAATCTGAGCGAAGACAGTGAGAATATGAACAGTCTGGATACCGAGGAGAACACATCGGTGGATGAAAAAGGGAACAGGATATTCAGCGAGGGAAAGGTGAATTACGACAGGTCTGAGTCGGAATCGGAGTCCAGTGGGACGACCATTAGGTCCTCTCACGATCCTTTCAGGAAGCTCAGGTTCCTAAACTTAAACGGCACGCTGTTGTCCACGTGGGACGACGTGGAACGACTGGCCAGGTTCCCAGTGCTTAAGTCTTTGAGGATTCAGGGCTGTCCTCTTTTCGAG AGTCCTCGAGAATACACGGAACATGAGAGGCGGCAGCTTTTGATCGCCAGACTTCCAAATGTCGAGACTTTGAACGGCGGCGGCGTGATATCCTCCCAGGAACGCGAGGACGCCGAGAGAGCCTTCATTCGTTACTACATGGACAAACCGGAAGCAGACAGACCCGAAAG GTACTCCGAGCTGGTGGCTATTCACGGAAAGCTGGATCCTCTGGTACACGTTGACCTGACGCCCGAGAAAAGGGTCAAGGTCACATTCACTTACGGAGACCTGGTCGAG GTGATGAAGGCGCAATATGGACCAGAAGAGATGCTGTATCCGAACAAGCAGTTATACCGATACAACATTCGGAACGGCGACGAGATCATAATCGACAGCAAACTGAACCGTTTTGTGTCGACGTCTTCGACTACGTCTTCCATACGTTCATGA
- the LOC117156680 gene encoding protein stoned-B codes for MDSKGGNPFLMDDYSVESNDRKTSQPSNPFLQDFADTEAAAGGENPFLNFAADQSYQSAITVDSTNPFASFATETTAPSTGFEATTTDTTASNIFSGQSANIFQTTVSESSTNLFDAPISTQATDELFGQELQSAPPPSPVVPVTPVQPKNGKTAPSRPPPPRPQPPAPPKNTKDLILSVTGAMDATSNHLLDRLQATRTPSPTLMHSPSPTPEHSFADFLDVDSNVPDLMSDDSKVAEPSKNSDILDLLDAPNTETTTTTIFSTSINTEDATSLVTGVSLISATGQDNPFVSITEQEASPIQAEDAFKSDFPETASVTSEKRPSIASTTGVVGSDTEKTGIDLDFAAESPVVSETMQSSTAGAELFATSGTEQLSTMTTESAFFSVADTMSSGPFGTIDTTASHFTTSMQTPGTQPLFASTEMNASSAQSNGPFASDLLGDFEEPTKDISGMTSTSPTPGAEFPISEAYKPEEQLDNFAATTKVIEGTGDAFDIFASKFDKAAEQETNAGDPFLDAFGGGPTAMDTSSDVWGDSSATGSETAVTGFGEADGFDSFLSMTAPPPETNVKRTDSVDSDAGPDFSVFIKPKEDDQGGAIEGGAVPVLAPPPKSPQNTAYTDTSPRFNPFDKSGFAQDAIPTTETAQPAELTRTDSQETPPTPLFDEDVSQPLEDFPRVTYTGDGWDMHLRQPNKKKITGQRFWKKIFIKLVYQGDNPVLQLFNSREDKDPFQELPLVPSYSISDIGAQQFDQYGKIFTVKLQYIFYKERPGVRPGQVTKAERITNKLSQFAAYAIQGDYQGVKEFGSDLRKLGLPVEHAPQISQLFKLGSQLYEDMKQFSCAIEEALFRLPAHRDRALSYKTEDVQITVVDELYVEQNAQGQVEKQIARVRLFFLGFLSGMPDVELGINDMWRQGKEVVGRHDIIPVVTEEWIRLENVEFHSCVQQDEYEKSRIIKFKPPDACYIELMRFRVRPPKNRELPLQLKAVMCVTGNKVELRADILVPGFASRKLGQVPCEDVMVRFPIPECWIYLFRVEKHFRYGSVKSAHRRTGKIKGIERFLGAVDTLEPQLMEVTSGQAKYEHQHRAIVWRMPRLPKEGQGAYTTHQLICRMALTSYDQIPENLAEYCYVEFTMPATQVSHTTARSVSFQNHDSDTPPEKYVRNLSRHEYRVGIEHTQGEGPGAYLSATYTRKIPETTPETQGEASDAGAESDSDSSD; via the exons ATGGATTCCAAAGGTGGAAACCCTTTCTTGATGGACGACTACAGTGTCGAGTCCAACGACAGGAAAACTAGCCAACCGTCGAATCCTTTCCTCCAGGACTTCGCGGACACGGAAGCAGCCGCAGGAGGAGAGAATCCTTTCCTGAATTTTGCAGCAGACCAATCTTATCAATCAGCCATTACAGTCGACTCGACGAACCCTTTCGCTTCTTTCGCCACGGAGACCACTGCACCTAGCACTGGTTTCGAAGCTACTACTACCGACACTACGGCATCTAACATATTCTCTGGTCAATCCGCGAACATTTTTCAGACGACTGTCAGCGAGTCGAGCACGAATCTGTTCGACGCGCCGATCTCTACTCAAGCGACTGACGAACTTTTCGGTCAAGAGTTGCAGTCTGCACCTCCTCCGTCTCCGGTGGTGCCTGTGACGCCAGTTCAACCCAAAAATGGCAAGACCGCACCGTCGAGGCCGCCTCCACCGAGACCTCAACCACCGGCGCCTCCTAAAAACACCAAAGACTTGATCTTGTCGGTTACTGGAGCTATGGATGCTACTTCTAATCATCTCCTGGATCGATTACAG GCAACAAGAACACCCAGTCCAACGTTAATGCACTCTCCATCGCCAACTCCGGAGCACAGTTTCGCCGATTTCCTGGACGTGGATTCGAACGTGCCAGACCTAATGTCCGACGACAGCAAAGTAGCAGAGCCATCGAAGAATAGTGACATCCTGGATCTCCTTGACGCACCTAATACAGAGACGACGACCACTACCATCTTCTCCACGTCGATAAACACCGAAGACGCCACCAGTTTGGTAACAGGAGTATCCTTGATCAGTGCCACTGGCCAGGACAATCCATTCGTCAGCATTACAGAGCAAGAGGCATCTCCTATTCAGGCTGAGGATGCCTTTAAGTCAGATTTCCCGGAAACTGCTTCTGTAACAAGTGAAAAGAGACCATCTATAGCGTCCACGACCGGAGTTGTTGGAAGTGACACGGAGAAAACTGGTATTGATTTAGATTTCGCTGCGGAATCCCCTGTTGTCTCAGAAACTATGCAATCGTCGACAGCTGGGGCTGAATTATTCGCTACCAGCGGCACTGAGCAATTGTCCACAATGACTACCGAGTCTGCGTTCTTTTCTGTTGCCGATACGATGTCTTCTGGACCATTTGGTACCATAGATACCACGGCCTCGCATTTCACGACATCCATGCAAACGCCTGGCACGCAACCTTTGTTCGCAAGCACGGAAATGAATGCGTCATCCGCTCAGTCCAATGGACCATTTGCTTCTGATTTACTTGGTGATTTCGAAGAACCTACGAAAGATATCAGTGGCATGACATCGACCAGTCCGACTCCGGGAGCTGAATTTCCCATCAGCGAAGCGTATAAGCCTGAAGAGCAGTTGGATAACTTTGCAGCAACTACGAAAGTTATCGAGGGTACTGGCGATGCGTTTGATATTTTTGCTTCGAAGTTTGATAAAGCTGCGGAGCAGGAAACCAACGCTGGAGATCCTTTCTTGGATGCCTTTGGTGGCGGGCCTACCGCCATGGACACGTCTAGCGATG TTTGGGGTGATTCGTCTGCGACCGGGTCAGAGACAGCAGTGACTGGATTTGGGGAGGCTGATGGGTTTGACTCGTTCCTGAGTATGACAGCACCACCACCAGAGACAAATGTAAAGAGAACCGACTCTGTAGATTCGGATGCGGGACCAGATTTCAGTGTATTCATTAA ACCAAAAGAGGATGATCAAGGCGGAGCAATCGAAGGAGGAGCTGTCCCCGTGCTAGCGCCACCACCAAAGAGTCCGCAAAACACAGCTTACACAGATACCTCACCACGATTCAATCCCTTCGACAAGTCAGGATTCGCACAGGACGCTATTCCCACTACGGAAACTGCTCAACCTGCTGAACTGACCAGGACAGATTCTCAG GAAACTCCTCCGACTCCCCTATTTGACGAAGACGTTAGCCAACCTTTGGAAGACTTCCCAAGAGTGACGTACACCGGTGACGGCTGGGACATGCACCTGCGCCAACCTAACAAGAAAAAGATAACCGGTCAACGATTCTGGAAGAAGATCTTCATAAAACTGGTCTACCAAGGTGACAATCCTGTACTCCAGTTGTTTAACAGCAGAGAAGACAAGGATCCCTTCCAAGAATTACCTCTAGTTCCTTCTTACTCGATATCCGACATCGGGGCACAGCAATTTGACCAATACGGGAAAATATTCACGGTGAAGTTGCAATACATTTTCTACAAGGAACGACCTGGAGTACGACCTGGCCAGGTGACAAAGGCGGAAAGGATAACGAATAAACTCAGTCAATTTGCTGCGTATGCCATTCAGGGTGATTATCAGGGGGTGAAAGAATTTGGAAGCGATCTAAGGAAGCTCGGTCTTCCCGTGGAACACGCGCCACAG ATTTCTCAGTTATTCAAACTAGGTTCTCAACTCTACGAAGATATGAAGCAGTTCTCTTGCGCGATCGAGGAAGCTCTGTTCAGATTGCCGGCTCATCGAGATCGGGCGCTCAGCTATAAGACAGAAGACGTGCAGATTACGGTCGTGGATGAATTGTACGTGGAACAGAACGCGCAAGGTCAGGTCGAGAAGCAAATAGCGCGTGTTCGATTGTTCTTCTTGGGCTTCCTCTCTG GAATGCCTGACGTTGAATTGGGAATAAACGACATGTGGCGCCAAGGGAAAGAGGTAGTAGGCAGACATGATATAATTCCAGTGGTAACCGAAGAATGGATCCGTCTGGAGAACGTCGAGTTCCACTCCTGCGTTCAACAGGATGAATATGAAAAATCTAGAATTATAAA GTTCAAGCCACCGGATGCATGCTATATCGAACTTATGAGGTTCCGAGTAAGGCCTCCTAAAAACAGAGAGCTACCTCTCCAGCTTAAAGCCGTAATGTGCGTTACCGGTAATAAG GTAGAACTGAGGGCGGACATTCTGGTGCCGGGATTCGCGTCAAGAAAACTGGGCCAAGTGCCCTGCGAGGACGTGATGGTACGTTTCCCCATTCCAGAGTGCTGGATCTACCTGTTCAGGGTGGAAAAACACTTCAGATACGGATCCGTTAAGTCAGCTCATAGGAGAACAGGAAAGATCAAGGGTATCGAAAGATTTCTCGGTGCGGTTGATACTTTGGAACCTCAGCTGATGGAGGTGACGTCCGGTCAGGCAAAATACGAGCATCAACATCGCGCTATCGTTTGGAGAATGCCTAGGTTACCGAAAGAAGGCCAAG GAGCATACACGACACACCAATTGATCTGTcgaatggccctaacttcctatGATCAGATCCCCGAGAACTTAGCCGAGTACTGTTACGTGGAATTCACGATGCCAGCGACCCAAGTGTCTCACACGACAGCGAGAAGCGTTAGTTTTCAAAATCACGACAGCGACACTCCACCAGAGAAATACGTCAGGAATTTGTCGCGACACGAGTACAG AGTTGGAATCGAGCATACGCAAGGAGAAGGTCCAGGCGCATACTTATCTGCGACCTACACACGAAAAATTCCGGAAACGACGCCGGAGACACAAGGAGAAGCTTCAGACGCTGGCGCGGAATCAGATTCCGATTCCTCCGATTAA
- the LOC143302597 gene encoding protein stoned-A-like, with amino-acid sequence MHKLAKGLKKKKKPKKGKKGAEEDEFDPEELERYRRERAEAQQKAEQSGEQASNASSDEWKKFEALTAGVDSILKKTQGDLDRIKSTSFFQRKPPLENEKKEEEEEDQEDPGKKFSSKKWVGFDEEGNPIEGEPPDFEGKGKKKEDKPLVNEDGLVELPDDEDEHEDSADEDVFDTTYVDVLQNIDVQLAYIPDSPTEEEAGDDPFDTTNADKVLKTVDKKGNRLVSLGNAVEVLSGRVDYVSSCKITRGRRPRLQQDLLLDDFEESEQLAESSSVVAEPVDATKTLLDDDSDLPDIPVDLTKLPPVLPRPVSPAVHQENVAENKSSNGPLDISEFEILKEKTILEEIPDLDDAEFDLDAAPDEPVRLEEADDPFKTKEPAAVDFQAEIIEASFEAATFVDEEDPFDTTFAENILPGKTELKFIEKELEELPVSEVTISLTDPAGLNRDYETGLLKEELRAKASNLQAKKDLLGGSTTDLSQLADEPIAPVEDLSYVDPFDTSAIKEIPPGKTELKFLEKELLGEQPNLSNSLDDDDFDPRKDEQQPAVPVDITVSKLPPRPPLPTASVKPIFQVEFEEEEDTGEVGERGRRSSRPEVLELAPSKTVAFELPTPSKRPDLLTTTEEEKALPSKPLTPYYSQKSIDDLLPIQEEEADVDPFDTSFVAKVAPGKTELKLIESELLKQESKLPHSLSDHDFDPRAEGEPVRRQSDFTASSIRPNNLKIAELQDSVLKKFEEQRKPKLQQRQESLLDEKIEVDAKPLTPRIESKPIEEEEEISYNDPFDTSIATNILPGKAELKILESELQQIPGELPVRPVPIAFTAIIKTSIPEVDPDFDPRAEEKKETADYLCIDDQDPGAKVLTPLQNDDFGLGEDVDPFDTSFATLGPGKTELKILESELMQK; translated from the coding sequence ATGCACAAGCTAGCCAAGGGcctgaagaagaagaaaaagccgAAGAAGGGCAAGAAGGGGGCAGAGGAGGACGAGTTCGACCCGGAGGAGCTCGAGCGTTACAGGCGCGAGCGGGCGGAAGCCCAGCAGAAAGCCGAGCAATCCGGCGAGCAGGCCAGCAACGCCAGCTCCGACGAGTGGAAGAAATTCGAGGCGTTGACGGCCGGAGTCGACTCGATCCTCAAGAAGACACAGGGAGATCTCGATCGTATAAAATCCACCTCCTTCTTCCAACGGAAGCCGCCGCTagaaaacgagaagaaagaggaagaagaggaggacCAGGAAGATCCTGGTAAAAAGTTTTCTTCGAAGAAGTGGGTAGGTTTCGACGAGGAAGGTAATCCGATCGAAGGTGAACCACCGGACTTCGAGggaaagggaaaaaagaaagaagacaaGCCTCTGGTTAACGAGGACGGTCTCGTCGAACTTCCCGACGACGAGGATGAACATGAAGACTCCGCCGACGAAGACGTATTCGATACAACCTACGTTGACGTTCTGCAGAATATCGACGTTCAACTAGCTTACATTCCCGACAGTCCAACCGAGGAGGAGGCCGGCGACGACCCGTTCGACACTACAAACGCGGACAAAGTACTGAAAACAGTAGATAAGAAGGGGAACAGATTGGTCAGTTTAGGGAACGCGGTAGAGGTCCTCTCCGGAAGAGTCGATTACGTGAGTTCGTGCAAGATCACGAGAGGCAGGCGGCCTAGACTGCAACAAGATTTATTATTGGATGACTTCGAGGAATCTGAGCAACTTGCGGAGAGTAGCAGCGTAGTCGCAGAGCCTGTGGACGCGACTAAGACTTTGCTGGACGACGACAGCGACCTTCCTGATATTCCTGTCGATCTTACGAAGCTTCCTCCGGTTCTACCAAGGCCAGTCAGCCCGGCTGTGCATCAAGAGAACGTTGCGGAGAACAAATCGTCTAACGGACCTTTGGATATTTCTGAGTTCGAAATATTGAAAGAGAAAACGATCTTAGAGGAGATTCCTGACTTGGACGACGCAGAGTTCGATTTAGACGCAGCGCCAGATGAGCCGGTACGTCTCGAGGAGGCTGACGATCCTTTCAAAACTAAGGAACCGGCGGCTGTAGACTTCCAAGCCGAGATAATAGAAGCAAGCTTCGAGGCAGCTACTTTCGTCGACGAAGAAGATCCGTTCGACACTACTTTCGCCGAGAATATCCTTCCTGGTAAGACAGAGTTAAAGTTCATCGAGAAAGAACTAGAGGAACTTCCTGTTTCAGAGGTGACGATATCCTTGACCGATCCAGCTGGATTGAACAGAGACTATGAGACGGGTTTGCTGAAAGAAGAGCTCAGAGCAAAGGCCAGTAATTTGCAAGCTAAGAAGGATCTTCTAGGAGGATCTACAACCGATCTGAGTCAACTTGCGGACGAACCTATAGCTCCGGTAGAAGATCTCAGCTACGTAGACCCTTTCGACACCTCTGCTATCAAAGAAATTCCTCCTGGAAAGACAGAGTTGAAGTTCCTCGAGAAAGAGTTGCTTGGTGAACAACCTAATCTTTCTAATTCTCTGGACGACGACGATTTCGATCCAAGAAAGGACGAGCAGCAGCCAGCTGTTCCGGTTGACATTACTGTATCCAAGCTACCGCCAAGGCCTCCTCTTCCAACAGCATCTGTTAAACCAATCTTTCAGGTTGaattcgaagaagaagaagatactGGCGAGGTCGGCGAACGTGGACGAAGATCTTCGAGGCCAGAGGTGCTAGAACTAGCACCTTCGAAGACCGTTGCTTTCGAACTGCCTACACCATCCAAACGTCCAGACCTACTGACAACCACCGAAGAAGAGAAAGCTCTACCTTCGAAACCTCTGACACCTTATTATTCTCAGAAATCTATCGACGATTTGTTACCTATACAGGAGGAGGAAGCTGATGTGGATCCTTTCGATACCAGTTTCGTGGCCAAGGTAGCTCCCGGGAAGACAGAATTGAAGTTGATCGAGTCAGAATTGTTGAAACAGGAGTCAAAGTTACCTCATAGCCTGAGCGACCACGATTTTGATCCGCGAGCCGAAGGGGAACCTGTAAGAAGACAGAGCGATTTCACAGCTAGTTCTATCAGGCCGAACAACTTGAAAATCGCCGAGCTTCAGGACTCTGTGTTGAAGAAGTTCGAGGAACAGAGGAAACCGAAACTGCAACAGAGGCAGGAGAGTTTGCTGGACGAGAAGATCGAGGTGGACGCGAAGCCTCTGACGCCAAGAATCGAGTCGAAGCccatcgaagaagaagaagagatttCCTACAACGATCCTTTCGACACTTCTATCGCCACTAATATTCTTCCTGGTAAAGCGGAGCTGAAGATTCTCGAAAGCGAACTGCAGCAAATTCCTGGAGAGCTGCCCGTTCGTCCTGTTCCTATCGCATTCACAGCGATCATTAAAACTAGCATTCCGGAGGTTGATCCTGACTTTGATCCCAGAGCCgaggaaaagaaggaaacaGCAGATTATTTGTGCATCGACGACCAAGATCCTGGAGCCAAAGTACTTACTCCTTTGCAGAACGACGACTTCGGTTTAGGAGAGGACGTGGATCCTTTCGACACCAGTTTCGCTACCTTGGGGCCAGGAAAAACTGAACTGAAGATACTCGAATCCGAATTAATGCAGAAATAG